TTTTGTCTAGCAGATGTGATGTGATTCTTAAGCCGAAACCTTTTCTGTTGAGAGAGCTCAGTACAATTACTCATTTTTCTCAAGATCAGGAAAAAAGTCACCAATTTCTACTCCTGCTTTCCCTTTTGTTTCATCGAGAAAACTATAAATTTGTTCAACAGTGTACAAATCACTTTCTCTTTCCGTCTCAGACCACTGTTCCTCTCTCTCACTATCTTCAGTGCTCTGAGATAAATCATCCATTTCATCTCCTACATCCTCCTCTGAACATTTTGAGTCACTAGAGAGTGTTGTATCACATCCTctacactgcattcattcaccaTCTTATCCGTAGCACCACGAGCACTAGCAGGCTTTCCAACAGTATAACTGCATCCAGGCTGGTCATCACTCACAGTTTTAGAAACAAATCCACTCACCTCATCTTGTTCCTTCACCTCCTCCGTCACTCTATCAATCTGCGCAGTGTCTTTATTCCTTTCAGTCGCTTGAAGTTCTCCATTTGATTCTTCAGCTCTAGATGCAATAGTTAAAGGCAGATGTTCATCGCGCACTTTATGCGGACACGAGTCGCGTTTATGTCCGACAACTCCACAATCGTAACATTTCAAGCTCTCTGTGCTCGCGTACACCATGTACGAATTATCTTCGTGTTTGACTCGAAAAGAAACTTCTAAGGATCGATCTTGGGCGCTTAAGAACATAAACATTTACGTCGAAAAGACAATACATGCTTTAGCGCCTAATTTTTGCACAACAATGGAATCGATCTCATGGGGCTTGCAATTTTCCCAAATCGCATAACTTCTTTTATTATTACATCGTTTGAAACAAACGGCGAGACATTtgaaattgtgatttattttagtaGCTGGGCCAGACAGCGGTGAAACCGGAACAAAAGCTTCCTTCATCCACAGTCAAAATATTGACTAACGCTTCAGCTTTCAAAAATACTTCGACCGCTCTGTTCATTCGCGAGCCAGAGATGATGTTATCAAACCCAATCTTTTGTCCTACCGCCACCAACAAACCTTCAACCGTTACACCTGCTTCCGGCACACACCTGCAGCCATTACGAAGAAGGCCGTTCCTTGCACCGGAACAGACACCATACCGACACTCggtgcgatttttttttttttaacaattaacgTAGGGGGAAAGAAACAATAAAGAGAAACTAAATCAAAGAAAAAGAAGggtaaaaaagaaaggaaaggaaagaatgCTATCCACCACACACGATGGACCTCACCCTCAccggaagagagagagagaattttaacATCCTTTCttacaaatataatttaccacacaattaaattacaatattcatttatatataaaaaaaataataaaaataataaaaataaaactcacaaACGTGTAAAAACCAAATCACCTTCGAAAACAGAGCTTCATTGTAACACCAAATTTCCTCAAAAGCAGCAAGATCATCCATATGTTTATAGTATCTAAAATCTATCGGTATTCTTGCTTGTACCATGTTTGAAAACAATGTAACCACATTCGGTTCCAAATTTTGTTCCATCTTTTTCTTTCTACTTACATAGATGGCCAGTTTTGCCTGGCCTAAAATAAAATTCAGCAATTGACAAATAAACCTTTTCTTCCTTACATATttacaaccaaaaataaatagCACCATAGAAAAAGATTCATTACAATTCTTAAAAATACTgcctaaacacaaaaataaagattccaaTCTAGCACAATTCACAAATGTATGAAAGATGGTCTCTCTCTCCGTGCAAAAAGGACAACCCACATCAATCTCAGGATTTATAATTGAAGTAAAAGCATTGACAGCGACAGCACCGTGAAGAATTCTCCACTGCAAATCACCTGTTTTTTTGGTCAACGGTGGTTTATATAGTGCTCTCTACTCAGGCTTCTTATCCATATTCAACTTTAAAAAAGCACGCCATGGAGTATCAGTTctctcatttaacatttttttgttaaaattaattacaCAACATTTATACAGAACTTTCCCAGTGCATGAAAAGAAATCTACACACATGGAATCAACAACTTCAAAAAAGACACCAGAAAACCCTTctaaattcaaagaaaaaaacaaacaaggaaaaGAGTCTCGCGCCCTTCTGTTGTGTGATCTTTGATGTTCAATAACTTAGCACACGcatttggattaaaactaaatcgtaaaaaaaaaaaaaattatgggtcATTCATTATAAGCATCATATATTTTCAGCCTTAAGCATACATGACTCTCTGGCGAAAGTGAATCTAGCAGTACATTACTACTGTTCCTCTCATTCTGCAACAGTACAAACACACGCACTCTTTGCACATGTTTTCTTGCTTGAGTGTTTCTGCATTATTTGAGTGGCATTGCATTATTACAGCAAAGCGCATCATTACAGTTTAAGTCGCTGCAGTGGAGCAGCTCCATTTGTGAATAACTGCTCTCACTGTGGTTCGCTGGAGTCCCAAATCattagaaatggctttataacctTTTACAGACTGATAGATCTCAATTactttctttctcatttgtttCTGAATTTCTTTGGCTCTAGGCATGATTTCTAGCTTTTGAGCATCTTTTGGTGTACTTCACTTTGTCAGGCAGGTCCTATTTCAGAGATTTGTTGATTGTGAACAGGTGTGACAGTAATCAGGTCTGAGTGTGGCCAGAGAAACTGAACTCAGGTGTGATAAACCACAGTTTTAACAGAGGAGCAaacacttcttcacacagggccatgtagttttggatttttttccgcttaataataaaaaccttcaatTAAAAACTGCATGGTGTGTTTACTcgtgttgtctttgacttatatttaaatttgtttgatgatctgaaacattaaagtgtggcaaacatgcaaaaaagaaaaaagaaatcaggaaaactttttcacaccactgtcCTTTTTAATCTTCATTATTGTTAGTCAGTGCTAGAAACATGTCAGTGTGGCTTGTTCTGATGCATTCGAAGGTTATAGAAAGGAAGATATGACCAAACCTGCAAAGGAAGATGATTGGTTAAGAGTCAGATACACACTGTGCAAACAAGTAGCCTACTATTTCTGCAATGTTTAGTTAAAATAACTTTGATTGCCTTTATTATGAACAGTGAAGCGAAATATGATTCTGTACTTTAATTCCATCAGTCTGTTCACTGTTGGACTATttttcagactgaaaaaaaaagtgaccctggagcacaaaaccagtccaaATTGAGATCTTTACATCATctcaaagctgaataaattatctttccattgatgtatggttttttATGATATGACAATATTAGGTTGAGATACAActctttgaaaatctggaatccaagggagcaaaaaatctaaatattgagaaaatcatctctaaagttgtccaaatgaattcttagcgatgcatattactaataaaaaaataagctttgttatatttacagtaggaaatttactaaatatcttcatggaaaatgatctttacttaataatcTAATGATTTTTTATTACGTAAAAATGATCATTAACTTGGAAATGACCATAGTTCACTGAAAAGATGAAAAGAACAATTCTCTAAAAACTAAAGGTGCCTCAGAAATCCTTTTGAGTGCTGGAGGaacttaatcatttattttaagtgcCTCGAAGCTCTTTTTCTCATCATATTGTTCCTGGAGGAACCATTCTAGTCTTTGCAGTTCATGTAAGAACTCTTTGGATGTTTGAAGCACTTTGTTTCCAGTTCTGAGCTTCTGGAGTCACTCCTTCATTACACGAGAACTCAAAGTGCTCCAgaggttcctggaggaactcaAATTATTAAAAAGGGTTATTGTAAAAGTTATTCTTTTTTCTCCAGATTGTGCTTTTATCTGCCTTTGTtggatattacatatattttgttgtataacTTAAATACCGCAAtaactaaaaatagttttattgaaatgttaaatcatttgaaggTGAATAGTTTTAGGACTTTATATGATAAATGAGGGAAGTCTGAGTTTGTGCacgtgtgtatacatatatatagtgtacacacacacattacatacactgtgtgtgttattgtaatagacattatgcatttaattacTCCACAACCATTAATCAATTCAATAATATGACAAAAAATAGTCTTGAGCTTTGCTGACATCTAATGGAAAATGTTAGGTACTGCACCTAAACAAATCCTAAAAGCTTTTGAGGATATCAGTTTAAGATAAGTTtaacatgttttataaaatattttctagtaTAAACATGTTGTCATGAACTAAAACCTCTATAACATTTCTGtttcactttaactttttttttcagctcaacaATGAACTGCCAAAGTTTGTCCTTTAAATGAGGCCGGACTTATTTCTGTGCTTCAAAACTTCcaatttttaatgaaagttttttttgacaCTGACATTTGTGTCCTCTAAATACCTCCAAAAACAGTGaccagaaatgtaaataaaaacgaaGTTGATTCTCAGGTTTTCCTAACAAGCAaccatgtttttttaaataatcccaAAACCATAACCAATGACTTTTTTAACACGACTTAACAAAAAAAGAAGCCCAAATTAGTGTAAAACACGTGGTAAACATTGACAATGGATTTGTCCTAATTATTTTCAGATTTACATGTGGTAAACAAAAGCTATagaataatatgaaaatattgtgtataatattatgaaataaatgtttcatgaCCTTCGTTTGTGAtgttatgtgatatttattgtgtattgtgtTCTTCTGTCTCACTCCTTATAACAGAAAGATCACAGCCATCTCAGTTCTACAGACATTATCAGAGTTTAGTTGTTTTGGCAATTTCACTTTGTCAGGGAGAAAAATTTCAGGAATATTTATGAAAAgttgaacaaaaaataatttactgaacaagcattatatattaacattaaaaatatgtgATACAAtcttttggatttaaaaaaactaaagcaaatgataaaaaaaatagcagcacataatgtttccagattttttattataaattcattattttaatctttcattTGATAACTGTgtaaattcatttattataacTGACAGGTGTGATGATCAGTGGACTTGAGTTTTTACCTCCATAATTAAAGCTTGGGCTAAATAATGGATAGAGTTTTTCAGTGAAAGACTGAGCAGTGAAAGAGTAGATATGAGAGCTGGACTCCACATCATAAAAGGAGACCAGACCCTCCtcataatccacaaacacaccGACCCGCTGCGGCTTCactctcagagacagagagacaggagGATCATCACAGGCTTTATATTCATCTCCATTCCTCAGAGCCACAGTCCAGTATCCATCTCTGGGACTCAGTGTGATCGGTCCCTTCCTGTTAATGGATTCTCTGGCCACTCCTAAATCCCATTCAGTCTTTCCCTTCACCTGcacctcaaaataaaatctcCCTGAGGAGAATCCCTCCTTTCCCAAGACATTTACACATGGATCAAATCTCTCTGGTTTGTCTGGGAGTTTCTGATCAATGTCTCCACATCTCACTTGTTTTCCATCATCAGACAGAATGAGATTAGGATGAGCTGTATCAGGATCCAGAGTCACATCCACTGAGAAAACAGAGaatacagatattctgtgatgctGATGTTTTTAGTTAACCCCGTGTTTAATCAGATTGTAGTGCAGTAATGAAGCAGTGAGTGTATGAATGTAAACTAGTGTAGTGCAGACAGCACACTGTACCTGCATACTGCTGCATCCACTTCAGCTCTGTAGAGACTAATGACAAGAAAACAATCAGATCTGAAGCTTATATTTAAAGAACAGAGTACACTATCATGTTTCTATCTGATGAGTGTGTATTGATGTACCAGTTAGTGTGAGTTTCTCATCTATAGTGTCCTTCAGTTGAGTCAGAGCTCTCCTCAGAGTCTCCAGACTCTCATGAGTCTTCATACTGATCTCAGGCCAGTTCCTGGTGTTTCTAGAGCTGCACAGGGATGAGTGAATCTACAGCAGGAGAGAGGAGAAATCCTTCAGCATGTCATATCCTGCATTATGATTGATCAGAGAGATCATGTTGACTGACCTGTAGGAGGTGGAGGTGATCTTCAGTGTGTgagagctgctccagctcagtgtttctcatctttagctcagtgatctcctgctccagctcttcaatcagctcttgctcctgtttctctgctgctttctgctgctcctccatcatctccagcagttcagtctgatgtctctcaatggagcggatgagatCAGTGAAGAGCTCCACACGGACTGCTTTCTccttctctgtgtttctctgctcATCCAGGACAGGCAACACATTATTAGCAGTGTTTGCTAACAGAAGAATCTGTGTAACTGTTGCTCATACATTTTTGTTCACATACATAGGCTACATGTGTTTTCAGAATCCCTCAAATGAAGAATTAAACTTCACTCTGCACCCTGGACGAGAGCAGAACAAGCCCTGGACTTTTTAGTTCTTGTTTTATTGGCTGTTGCTGTATATTTTAGTCTGATAGTCATCTGTCATtcgtttgattgtttgtttattttgttattgttatgtcTGTCAGTTCTTgcctctttattttctttattaaaacatttacattcattatttGTTGAAAAAGTAAGTTGATCTTACTGAAATCCtcttctgagactaaattttaaaatgtatctcctCCTAGATCTTTCAAGCTAAAACCGGCAAACTCGGGTCAGAGCTTCAGACTGGTCTTATGGACAGTTTATGGATTTCATAAACCAGACTATCAAAACTAcctaaaatcccatagactttcattgagggGGTGAAAATTTTATACAACAAGACTTAAGGTGTATTTTAGCTGTCTACTGCCATAGCAACGCTTAAAAACTCTCTACTGAGaatacatgctagtcacttgttaatcatgtaaatgacatgctagtcacttgttagtCATGTTAACATTATGCTAATCACTTttctagtcatgctagcaacatgctagtcacttgacAATCATGCTAATgaaatgctagtcacttgctagtcatgctaacaacaagcTAGCCACTTGTTAGTCATGCTAACCACATGCTAGTCACTTTTGCtgatcatgctagcaacatgctagtcatgctagtagCATGCTAGTTCCTTgctaaacatgctaacaacatgctagccactTGCTTattatgttaacaacatgtttatAACATGCTAATCACTTGTTAAtaatgctaatgacaagctagtcacttgctaatcatactaaaatatgTTAgtcactttgctaatcatgctaataacatgctagtcacgtattaaacatgctaacaacatgctacatACATCTtaatcacttgctaatcatgctaatgacatgctagtcacttgctagtcatgctaacaacatgctagttgcttgctaatcatgctggaaatttgctaatgacatgctagtcactttcttatcatgcttgaaacatgctaGTGAAATGCTAACAACGCGCttatcatgctaatgacatgctagtgaAATGATAATAATGCTGGAAACATGTTAACGAAATGATAGTAACTTGGTAGTCATtatttatataaagatatttgtctatctgtctatttttctatttatttttttgataggtTTTATTGCCTTCAAAACTTTCAAACTACTTTAAACTGAAATATCTCAAATTTTAAGTTTCTTAAAACTACTTAAACATTCTGGCTAGGCCTTTTCAAACCTAAAAGTCTTTCCACAAACTTAACTATCtacttttattctattattttaaactcacttttctgACTTCTGCTGAGTGTTTGATGTCTTGAATCTTCTTGATTCTGTTCTGGATCATCAGCTGCACGTCTTTCTGTGTCTTCATCAGTTCAGTCTATAGAGAGAACAACACAGACACATTTATCATAACACAGATTAAACtcacaatatgaaataaaatctgattcCTCATGATATCagtcctttaaaataataataacatctaCCTTCTTCTCTTGACTCTCCTCTTCTATAGGAACAGTGTTGTGGTTCTTGTGGTCTGTCTCGGTGCAGAATGAACACACACATGTCTGATCATCTCTACAGAACAGATTCAGAGGTCTCTCGTGTTTCTGACATATATAGTCCTCCAGATTACTCACAGGAtccatcagtttgtgtttcttcaAACGTGTCACTCTCAAATGAGGCTCCAGGTGAGTTTCACAGTAAGAGCTCTGACACACCAGACACGACTTCAGCGCTTTCAGCTTTCTTTCCTCACAGAAGTCACACAGAACTTCAGTTGTTTCCTCAGGACTTTTCTTCTTACAGTGATCTACGAGCTCTCGGAGTGTGGTATTAATCTTGAGATCAGGTCTTTGCTTGAATGTTTCTTTACAGTATGGACAGCTGCAGGTCTGGCTGTTGTCCCAGCAACTATTCAGACAGATCTTGCAGAAGTTGTGTCCACATGGAGTCGAGACTGGATCAGTGAACACATCCAGACATACAGAGCACTGAATCTCCTCAGACAGTGAACTCATGGAGGATGACATGACTGGAAAGAGACATTATTTAGGATTAGTGTGAACTCCTTCAATACTGTTTATGAAGAATCCCATGATGCACCTCATGAAGCTGGTTGAATGTAAAGAGTGTTTAGAGACAAAGAGTGCTGAAGAAACTCAGATATAAAGAGATCATGTACAGTCAGCtggttattattgtaaaatgaacCCAGACAAGCTGATCAGAACCTAAATGTGAAGCTAGTTACATAACCActtacctaaataaataaatatatgtacgagaattattctttttaaactgaaattatttGATCTACTTCACATTCCTGAACTGTACATATTCAATATTATAAAAGAAAAGTCAAAGTGTTTTTCTGGGTTATTGACTTACATGGAGGATCATGGTCAATACTCTGTCTTCTGGTTTTTCTTGCTGTTAGTGAAGATTCTGCCATTGTTCTTTCCCTCTTAAAAccttttaaagaaaaatgataGTTTAACTGGTTAAAATGTGAGAACTGATAGTGATGGAAACACAATCATTTGTTTGAAACAAAGTGAGAGACTCGTAAACTTACTGCGCAATCTGAACTATGACCTGCTGTTTAAAGAAAGTACAAAGTACAAGCTTTATATTTTCCAACAAACATATACATCTCCTTATCAAAAATTAGATTAAACtttccacaaaatatattatatgatcATAAGTTATTCTGTaatgtaaaagtgattttcagCTGCAGTGAAGCAGGTTTGTGTTCAGTTTGTCTGCAGGTCATTTACTTCCTGTTTTATCTGTTTGTCTTTATGTCGCGtgacaaaatgacagaaacaccaaactttgttcaATCTAATGACATACTGTTAATACAATTCTGATATCATTTCAGCGCAGTAAACATCTAAAGTATCTGAGTATTTGACACGCTTAAACCTGCTTCTGTTCAACTCATTCCAGTCTGACATAAACCCGACTAAACCAGACCACTGCCATTAGAAACCTGTTCAGGACAATCTCTCTTATATTTCTATCACTTACCTGTGAGTATCAGATGTGTTCACAAGGGTCTCTGAAAGACTCAATATTCAGTTGTTTAAAGAGTTCGATGGTTTCAGGCGTCCATGTTGTTGATCAAGTAAGTTTCACTTTCTCGGAGTCTCTCACTGAACTACAGTGATGTCAGAGCTGCTCAGGGTGTGTTCTATGGAAGGCCAAATGAGTCAGAATTCGCATGCTTTCCACATTCaatatttaaacagcatttaaatgaGCACTGTTAGGCGATAAGAGGtgaactttttgcatttttttaactttgtgtcTTGATAACATACGTGTGGATAAATGTCTGGATAACGTATGCATGGATAAGCGTACGTATGATAGGTACATTAATAATCATTTGGATTGTCCAATTCTTCCCCAAGGTTGTAATGATCATGATAACAGTACCTAAAGTACACATTTGTCTCCCCTGCATGGGCCCGTCCCTTGTCCAACATCTTATGATCACACTTAACACCggagtaccacagggctgtgtgctgagcccattcctctactccctttacacccacgactgcaagcctgtgcatggatccaactccatcatcaagtttgcagatgacaccatggTGATTGCCCTCATCAGTGACAATGATGAGATGTCTACAGGGAGGAGGTACAGCACCTGACCACATGCTGCACTCACAATAACCTGCTCCTCAACACCAGcaagacaaaggagctcattgtggacttcaggaagaagaaaggaggTACGCACGACCCCATCCACACTAACGGGATGGTTGCTGaatgtgtctccagcttcaagttcctgggaaccaccatctctgaggacctgtcctggactacaaacacctccaggctggtcaagaaggctcaccagcgcctcttcttcaattcaattcaattcaagtttatttgtatagcgctttttacaaaacaaatcgttacaaagcaactttacagaaaattatgtttctacaatatttagtagtagctagtagtttgtgcacatttgacaggattttagaaaaaataaaaataataataataataataatacaagacgtagtcagctagacgatgaactatcaatattattaattaagttattatatgattcagtcacacatttagcaataattgttagttctgtttgttgattcagggttagcatcatctgaggtcctctgagggtcagcatcatctcttctcaggtgttgtggatccagactggagcttgtgtaaatcctagttaccacgggatgtaaatcccatggcgaaacatagaaacaaaatacagacatcattagcatagctgctgatccaacaaagtaaaattagtttaacccaagctaatgaataaaaaagcacctttgatcagatgcaactacactcacaatttaaaagatacattattcgaatgcttggtgaaagagatgtgtttttaatctagatttaaacagagagagtgtgtctgaaccccgaacattatcaagaaggctattccagagtttgggagccaaatgtgagaaagctctacctcctttagaggacttcgctatcctaggaacgaccaaaagtccagcgttttgtgaccttagggagcatgaagggttgtagcgtggtagaaggctagttaggtacgctggagctaaaccatttagggccttataggtaagtaatgataatttgtaactgatacggaacttaataggtagccagtgcagagactgtaaaattggggtaatatgatcatattttcttgacctggcaaggactctagctgctgcattttggacgacctgtagcttgtttattgacgaagcaggacaaccacctagaagtgcattacaatagtccagtctagaggtcatgaatgcatgaactagcttttctgcatcagaaacagataacatgtttcgtagcttggcaatgtttctaagatggaagaatgcagtttttgtaacattggaaatatgattttcaaaagacaaattgctgtctaatataacacccagatttctgactgtagaggaagtaacagtacctCCGTCTAGtagcagattgtaatctacaagattctgtgtagtgttttttggtccaataattaatatctctgtcttatcagaatttaattggagaaaattttgtgtcatccaatcttttacatttttaacacactctgttagtttagataattgggaagtttcatctggtctcgttgagatatatagctgagtatcatcagcataacagtgaaaactaatcccatattttctaataatattaccaaggggcaacatgtatattgaaaatagaaggggacctaggacggatccttgtggcactccatattttactgatgataaatgagatgactccccatcttcttcctcaggacactgaagaagaaccagctgtcttcagccatcctggtgaacttctactggtgtgcgatcgagagcatcctgaccagttacatcacagtctggtatgggaactgctcagtggctgaccacAAGGCGATGCAGAGGGTgatgaaaactgcccaacgcattACAGGGACAAcacttcctgctattgaggacatccagagaaaacgcaggaacagctttttctctacagctgtctccttgctgaactctgccctctgacacccctcaacactaCATCtgatttacaaacaaacaaacaaacaaacaaacaaaaaacagtaaaattgttattacttgcactactgtctgttcatccagatcactgagtaatccatttgcacaatgaaatattttctatgcactttactgtccactGCACTATAGTAAATGATGTTCATATATTCATagtttctgcctatagtgtacatacacttttatataatccatctgtatagtatgctcatagtacacctatctgtatatcatgctgatagtatttcaaatctgtaaattatggCCATAATACTGCCTTATTTGACACTGTATATTCtgtttattgcacttctggttagatgctaactgcatttatttgccttgtaccttacatgtgcaatgacaataaagtttaatcGAATGTAAtctagtatttatttttgttagttgattaagataatttagaaatatgtttGTAACATTTTGTGTTTGGTAAAttgaagttttagttttttttaaaggaacgaGCAAACGGCAGACAGTGGGTAGAGCATTATGTTTGATCAATTGTATTTTTCTCAAACCAAcccgacttgcctaaaataaacagACAGAGGAGAGTGAGAGCTTTGCAGTTCATGGAGGCGTcagcttgcatttatttttttattttttttatgagagtgaaaataaaaaaataatacgcCGACATATTTGCTCATAAATGTAAGAGTAGCCTATGCATCATTCGGAACTGCAAATGGTCTACttgtatttgtgtgcactcacaatattaACTAAACcttatgcttttgtaaaataaggaaaacaatcagggctgagtttccca
The genomic region above belongs to Carassius gibelio isolate Cgi1373 ecotype wild population from Czech Republic chromosome A11, carGib1.2-hapl.c, whole genome shotgun sequence and contains:
- the LOC128021971 gene encoding E3 ubiquitin-protein ligase TRIM39 isoform X18; translation: MAESSLTARKTRRQSIDHDPPFMSSSMSSLSEEIQCSVCLDVFTDPVSTPCGHNFCKICLNSCWDNSQTCSCPYCKETFKQRPDLKINTTLRELVDHCKKKSPEETTEVLCDFCEERKLKALKSCLVCQSSYCETHLEPHLRVTRLKKHKLMDPVSNLEDYICQKHERPLNLFCRDDQTCVCSFCTETDHKNHNTVPIEEESQEKKTELMKTQKDVQLMIQNRIKKIQDIKHSAEVRKRNTEKEKAVRVELFTDLIRSIERHQTELLEMMEEQQKAAEKQEQELIEELEQEITELKMRNTELEQLSHTEDHLHLLQIHSSLCSSRNTRNWPEISMKTHESLETLRRALTQLKDTIDEKLTLTELKWMQQYAVDVTLDPDTAHPNLILSDDGKQVRCGDIDQKLPDKPERFDPCVNVLGKEGFSSGRFYFEVQVKGKTEWDLGVARESINRKGPITLSPRDGYWTVALRNGDEYKACDDPPVSLSLRVKPQRVGVFVDYEEGLVSFYDVESSSHIYSFTAQSFTEKLYPLFSPSFNYGGKNSSPLIITPVSYNK
- the LOC128021971 gene encoding E3 ubiquitin-protein ligase TRIM39 isoform X7; this translates as MAESSLTARKTRRQSIDHDPPFMSSSMSSLSEEIQCSVCLDVFTDPVSTPCGHNFCKICLNSCWDNSQTCSCPYCKETFKQRPDLKINTTLRELVDHCKKKSPEETTEVLCDFCEERKLKALKSCLVCQSSYCETHLEPHLRVTRLKKHKLMDPVSNLEDYICQKHERPLNLFCRDDQTCVCSFCTETDHKNHNTVPIEEESQEKKTELMKTQKDVQLMIQNRIKKIQDIKHSAEVRKRNTEKEKAVRVELFTDLIRSIERHQTELLEMMEEQQKAAEKQEQELIEELEQEITELKMRNTELEQLSHTEDHLHLLQIHSSLCSSRNTRNWPEISMKTHESLETLRRALTQLKDTIDEKLTLTVSTELKWMQQYAVDVTLDPDTAHPNLILSDDGKQVRCGDIDQKLPDKPERFDPCVNVLGKEGFSSGRFYFEVQVKGKTEWDLGVARESINRKGPITLSPRDGYWTVALRNGDEYKACDDPPVSLSLRVKPQRVGVFVDYEEGLVSFYDVESSSHIYSFTAQSFTEKLYPLFSPSFNYGGKNSSPLIITPVSYNK